Below is a genomic region from Saccopteryx bilineata isolate mSacBil1 chromosome 8, mSacBil1_pri_phased_curated, whole genome shotgun sequence.
cctcctctggacAATCACCCTTTGCTCTCTTCCATACACCCAAGAGGGCCTTTGGGGGCCCATCGGTCAGATGAAGAAAGGATGGTTCAGTGAGGTTGTGTGGTTTGCAAAAAGTAGCAGAGCCAGACAAGGAAGCCTGGTTTCCGGTTTCCGGTCCAGGTCTCTTTCTGTTTATCAGGCTGCCTGCCTCCAAGAGTTTGGGAAGCCTCAGGCATGAAATGCGCAGCGGTCTAAAGCTGGAATTTTCACGCTTTCATTTCAGTGGGGTTTCTTTATAGGCAGAGAGAGAAGTACGGATCTTGGAAGAGGCAAGATAAAGAACTGAGCTGGGGGTACAGGGTAGTttaggagaaagaagagacagagcaagGCAGGAAaataggggaaaaggaaaagaaggtagatagataaatacatgaacaataaaatggagaAGATGTAGAGGACAAATATGAATGGGGGGAATTAACCgagaagaaggaaagggtgtTTCTCTTCTTAAGAGCAGCTAACGGAGGCAACTGAGGCCCAAGgagaagtcagaaagagggaagaCATAGAGAACACACAGGAACCGGTCAAGAGAAGGCAACGAGGAAGAGCACGAGAACACAGGAGCTGCTGTGAGCTGAGTGTGCACAGGTGGGTAGGTGAGTGGAAGGAGAAGGACCACAGGGCACTGTCTTTATACCTGGCTGGGGTGTAGATGAGTGGGGAGGTGAATAGCAGCATAATGGGAAAGAGGCGATGAAAATGGACAACGCAAATGGAGGAGGTCAACAAAGTAACCTTGGGTGCTAGATAGGTTCTCGGAATTACCCCAGAATTAGCTCAACTATGGTTCTAGGGACACTGGTACCACAGGAGATGACACATTCCAAATCTATAAAACCAAATATCTAACCTCCGAACATTCGCGTGTCTTGCCTCTTTCATTAGTTATGTaacttgtttttcaaaatctACAAACGTTCACTTATTTACCTTATGTACCCTGGAAACCTTCCTCACCTAGTTCCACAGGAAATCTGTCAGTGTTTCCCAAAGAACGATGAGATGGGTTTCTCAGGGCCTGCCCCCCTTACTTagaaaaggagaagaggcagacagaaagactctcacatgtgccctaaccaggatccacccagcaagccccttactggGGATGctcaggcaactgagctatttttagcacctgaggtggagtctccacagagctatcctaagtgcctggggccaactcactcaaaccaatagagccttggatgcaggagaggaagagagagagagagagagagagaggggtagagaagcagattgtctcttcctgtgtgccctgactgggaatcgaacctgggacttccacatgccaggccaacactctaccattgagccaactggccaaggcctgccTGTACCATTTCATTAGTCCTCCGAGATTCGTGCCCACTGCTCCTCACACAGGTGTACTTTGCGGGGAAAAGCAGGCCACTATATACAAATCAGATCATAGTCACAGGCAGTTGGGCAGCATTCAGTTTTCTGCCTGAGTGGTCAGTACGCTTTccaatgggggaggggagaggagaggaaggggggcattTTCCTCCCAGGACTATTAGCCTGTATCATACGCCTCCTTGAAATATGAGATTTTAACAGATAACTTCCCAATCCTGGCTAAATAATGACTGCTTTCTAGAGCTGACTCTATCCCTGGAAGAACCAATAGAAATTAGAACCAGGCcagcatttttttcccctttaaaatgcatcagacacacacacacacaaacacacacacaaatgcatgcCCAAATAAAATCCCCTTTAGCTATTAGCAGTCTTGCAAAAAGTTTAGCAACCTATCTGCTTGCTCAGAATGTCAACCAGCCCACTTTCCAAAATGCAATCACATTTAATAAAGAACAAGTTTAAAAAATCCCCTCATGTTTTGCATGCACCTGCAGTGATTTGCTATCTGCAAGGTTGGGTTAGTGTCGCTTTGGCAGACCTCTGAGAGGACAGGCTCCATGAAATGCTTTTGTTTTGCCCTTACAAGCTGAGTTAAGACCACCTGTTGGCAGGGAGGTGTGGCCACTGCCTTCTGAGTACTTACACAGGATCCTGAGCAGATGGCTGGGCCCGTGTTATTTCTCCCCTCACCTCATGTACTCCCCATCACTCCTATAATCCATGAACGATTCTGATCCTGACACCTCCTCAAAATCCTCCAGCACCAGACTGGTGGAGTCCTCACCCAGGCCGCCGCTGTCTGGCCGGGACATCCTGGCCCGGGAAGGCTGTGCAGGAGGGTTGGTAGCAGCTGGAGGAGGGGAGCAAGGGGGCGATTGCTGGACAGATGTGGGCACGGCCTGAGGAGGAGATGTGGCTGGCTCGTGGGCTTCCTTGTCCTCCTTCTCCGACTCAGGCCCTGAATCTGAAGCAGCGGAACCCAGGACGTGGTAGAGGCTGGGGAGACGGATGTCGAAGCACAGCCCAAATTTAGCAAAGAGCTTCTCGTTGAGAGCGTAGACCTTTTCCGAGATGTCATAGCCCAGCAGGGCCGAGAAGAGACGGGAGATGTATCGCTCTTTGGCCAGAAGAAGGTGGAGACTTTTCCGGGGCCAGGAAATGTAGCTGCACGTGGTCTCAGCAGTCAGAGTGACCTGACAGGGGTCCAGAGCAGAGAGTGAAGGTTCAGACTAGACAATGTGTCCATGGTTAGCAGAGAGAAACACGCAGTTACTTGACAAACAACAGTACTTTTATTGAAGAAGCTGCGGGAGCAGCCCTTCCCAGGGCCTTGCCTGAAGGAAGCTCTGTGCATGACCTTTACTTGTGTGCACTGATTGTGCAGGTGGGTGGGGGGCGCTTATCCTCGGCAGGATCCCTGATATcagccattcattcactcactgggCCCTCACTCCCGGAGCCTCAGTGTCTGCACCGGTTTTCTCGGCTCTGGTAGTCTGTAGTCACAATGGGTTTTCAACTGGGGCTCTGCAGACTGGTGTCCGTCAGCCGGaaattaactctttcatggaccaacATGCAATTTCTGGTGGACCACCAGAAATTTCTTGGTTAAAGAGTTaaccggaaatgctgaggttgccggttcgaaaccctgggcttgcctggtcaaggcacatatgggagttgatgcttccagctcctccccccttctctctctctctgtctctctcctctctctctctctgtctttccctttcctctctaaaatgaataaataaaaaatttaaaaaaaaacaacaaccttttaaaaaaaaaaaaaaaaaaaaaagagttaaccacccggtggttgaaaaccacatGGCGGATATCACTAATGGCTGCAGAAGCATCTGAGTCTGATGTGATTTCGGAAGAGAGAAGGGGCCTTCTAGTGCTTTGGGAGAAAGATCAGAATGGTAATGACAGCTTGTTTTAAGAATAAAGAAGGATAGAATATTGCAGTAGGGGTGCTAAAAGAGTCAGAAAACATTTTAGTTAGAGAAGAGCTTCCCTGGGTATTTAGGTATGCCACGCTGCAGCAAGTAGACAGAACATTATTAGCCTGGGACTCAGGCCCATGAAGTTGCCCTGGACTTGGCCACTACAAGTAACCAGAGAGATCTGACTGCTAAGGTCAGAAGAAGGGCACACAGGAAGGGGAAATCCTCACAGTACAAAGTCAAAAGGGCACCCCACTCTTCATCGATTTAgtcatctagggcagtggtccccaaccttttttgggccacggactggtttgatatcagaaaatattttcacggaccggcctttagggtgggacggataaatgtatcatgtgacccagacaaacgtcaagagtgagtcttagatggatgtaacagaggaaatcaggtcattttttaaaaataaaacatctttcagacttaaatataaataaaacagaaataatgtaagttatttattctttccctgtggacgggtaccaaatggcccacagaccggtaccagtctgcggcccgggggttggggaccactgatctaggggaTGCCAAGCTAAATTTTACTTGTAGGGTAAATAatgtgtgcctggcacacagtaggtgcttgatAAATCCTTGTTAAAACAATGATGGGTGGTAAAGCTAGGGTTAAAATGGAAACATGCTTAGGATAGTGAAGGACAAGAGTATAGACTCGCACAATTTTTAAGAATGTGAGTGACCAAAATAACAGTGAGAATATTAGCAGAGTTCATGACGAAAATTTGGGAATGGAGACAGTGGATATGATGACAATGAtagcagctaatatttattgagaggtAACTCAGTTGCCAGGCACTGATTCAAGTTCTGTATATGGATTATCTCATCAAAGGTAGGGTTggctttacattctttcttagaGTTTTACAATCCTTATGGTTCCTGCCTTACCTACCAGTTCTGCCactgtcctcctctcctctccagcccCCCTGCACTACCcccttttccattttctctactCACTTCCTCCTAATCATCAGCACTGAACATAGGGCCTTAATCACCTCATCAAGGCCAGAAGCTGGTTTAAAGTTTCAGCTTTATCCCTTTCCTAGCTCTGTGACATCagacaaattacttaatctctctgagcatGTTGCTTCAGGAGAAAGAATTGTGAAAGTAAGAAGCACTCACAATCCAGCCTACTAACAGTTTAGCAAGCCGTGGTCCCTCTCTGCCATAGCCTGCACTTTCGATATGCTCACTAACAATGCCCAAGCAGGAAATCAGAGTACTGATGATGAAATGGGTGTGCCTAAGAGCTAGTTTGGATGTAAACTATGTCCTTAGGGCCAAACACAAAGATTGTAGGTGTACTTTTGAACATGCTGTTACTTCTTCCATCTTAAAATTagtcaaaatttaagaaaatgaaattctttgccctggccaggttgcccagtggacagagcgtcgtcccagcacaccaaggtcgtgggtttcatccctggtcagggcacatacgagaagcaaccaacgagcgcacaactaaatggagcgtCCAAGTtcaataatgagttgatgcttctttttctctctctctactccctttccctcccctcttcttctccctctctcaaatcaatggaaagattttaaaaagtgaaaatcctTTTTCCTCACCTTATATCTTTGGTGAGCTATCACTCCATTCATTTGTTCTCCTTTTCAGCAAAACTCCATAAAAGATATTGTCTCTACTTTCCTTCTCTAACTCCTCTTACCCTGTTAAACCAGTAGGGCTTGGCCCTAGCAGAGCACAGACACTATTCTTGGTGAGGTCACCCGTGACCTCTAAGTTGCAGCAGTCAGCTCCATGGCATGTTCAACGCTGTTGGCCGCTCCCTCTTTGATACACTTTTTTTCCTTGACTCCCAGGATGCCATGCTCTTCTGGTACAATCTCCTGATTAATCCTTTACAGCTTCCTTggctgcttcctttttttttctctccaacctCTAAACACTAGAGCATCCCAGGGCTTGGTTCTTGAACCCCTCCTCTGCCTAAACACAGTCACTTGGTGATCTTGTCCAGCCCAGCAGCTTTACATATCATTTGTATGCCTATAGTTCCCAAATTTATGTCTCCACCTCAGGCCTCACCCCTTAATTCCAGACTCAAATACCCAACTGCCTGTGCGGCATCTCTATTTAAATGCCCACAGATGGTGCAAATCCAATATATTCCAAATAGAACTTCCTCTCTTGCCCCCATACCAACTCTATCTACACTTCCCTTATCTCATTTGATTGCAGCTTCCTCCTTCTAGTTGTTCTGGCCAAAAGCCTTAGTTTACCttgatcctctttttctcacACACTACATCTAATGTGTAAAGAAATTCTTTTGGCTCTAGCTAGAAAATATATGCTCTGCCCTTATCACCTCCCTGATTTCCTCTCCTGctatctcctcccctccctctctctgtcccagcAGCACTGACCTTTCCATACCTCAAACGTGCTAGCCCATCCTACCACTGGGCCTTTGCACAGACTCTTCCCACTCTCTGATACACTCTTTCCCCAGATAGTCAGAGTTCACAGTATCAGATGTCACTAGCTCAACAAAAACTTCCATGAccttatttaaaattgcaaatgtCTCCTTTACactactctatttttaaaaatagcagttataatattttaacatactttataatttatttattcattgtgtgTATGGCTTATTTTTTCCTCCCccactaaaatataaattacatgaAGGCAGGGGATCCTCATCTGTTCTGTTCACTGAAATATTCTAAGTACCTTTAACAGTGCTTGATATATGATAAGTATACATATTACTGAAGTGAACGAATGAATCAGGCAGAGAGTACCCAACTTGTATGTTGTTAAAGAACCTAATGTCACTTTCTCATGTCCTGTATAAAATCCTTCTCCAAAGGTCTTCAGGAAACCCGTCTGTTAACTTACTGTTTCACAaggtttttctttaattctcacCTCAGCGTTTGGTTGAATGAATTAAATAAGGTAACATATGTAAAATTGAGAGGTGTGATGAAATGTTGATTAATTTCTGGAAAGCACATTAAGAATTATGATTCAGGCAGTCACTGTGGATTGACCCCTTAGTCATCATCAGAGTGTAATTGCAGAAGTCAAAGACAAGATGAACTATAACTTGAGACAACACCTGACATTTGCAAAGAGGAAATGGGACTTTACACAGCAAGTGTATGGGTCTCATTGCTCTCAAATGAGGTGTatgctaaaaatataaatgggAAGGATATGACAGtacctgtacgccaggctgatagGCCATCTGGGGTTATAGCCCTTCCTTTCAAGAATAACTTAGGGGAGGACACTCAGCTTACCCATCACCTGTTGCtcagtgtctctgtcagaaacAGAGCCTGGCCCTGCTGGCTCAGGGTCTGACTCAGCCCTCTTGCAGGTTCTTATGGCCTTGGGAGGAGTTCTGACAGGAGACTGCTGGGTTAGTTGGAgactgtgtgtgtgcgcgtgtgtgtagGAACCTGCTCAGAGGGGGATCTAAAGCCGGTGGTCCTGACAGTAGGATCAGGATTCCCTCTCGGGCTCTGTCCTCACAGAGCCAGGAGTCAGGGTGGGACGGAAGCAGGACCAGCCAGGTGGCCCTGCCTGGCATGTGTCTATTCTGGGGTTGGCTCATATGCTAGCCTGAGAGACTCCCTGATAGGAGTGGTAGGAGACACATGGAACCTACTGCTGGCAAACTATCTGGACAGGGGAGTCCCtataacagtgtgtgtgtgtgtgtgtgtgtgtgtgtgtgtgtgtgtgtgtaaactaaTCTCCTGGTgattctctcattaaaaaaaaatcagaaatagtaGCACTAGGCAGTTTGGCTTTGCCATTTTCTAGATGATTTGGGGCAAATTACTtgataagcctcagtttcctcctctgtaaaatggggtaataataatattatccAACCCAATTGTTGTGAGAATCAATATGGCAATATAACATGTAGTGCCTAGTACATGCTAACCATTCAGTAAGTGAGAACTACAGAGAAGGTAACCGAGGTCTGAGACTTgatagggaagagaggaggggacaaGCAGTTAGGTCCCCGCCTTGGAGTATGTCTGTGAATGCCCCGGCTGCCCATTGCCAAGCCACTCCAGCCAACCTTTACGAAATGCCTACTGAATGTCCTTCAGaactggggagagggagagggagaagcccAGATTTCTACCTCTGGGTTCACTGCACGGAAGACAGAAGGAAGGCAGATGATTAGAACAGAGAGTGCTGTGTGCACCAGTCAGCATAAGTAAACAGAACGGAGAGGCACACAGGCAGGAACAGCAGGCTATGGGGATGGAGCTGCTGAGGTCCATCTGGGCAGGCCTCGGAGGAAGTGAGACGCCAGCGCCTCACTGCGATGGGGGACACGCATTTCAGGTAGAAGGGACAGTAAGGGCTGAGGCATAGCCACAGCAAACCAAAGTGCTGGGTGGAGGGCAGTGCTGCTCGTTCCCTGTGGCTGCAACGAGCAGGAAGTGTGAGGGCGAGGGGCTGGAGATGTGGCTGGACATCACTAAAGGTCCCGAATTACTCTCTAAGAAGTGTGAGCTTTTATACTGCCGTCACTGGGGTCTTCTGGAAGAGTTTCCGGCCCAGGCGTGACACGGTCCACCTGTCAGAGGTCAGTACCCTCCGcaccccacctcctccaggaggccGGGCACTGTCTCCGCGGGAGAGCGCTTCCACCCCAGCATCAAAGTGGCAGTGGTTCCAAGGACAGGTGTCAGCGGGGAAAgatggcagtggggggggggtggtggtgcaGGGTTACAGTGGGATGAGCAGGGCGGCTCGGCACGGCCATGGGCTCCCTGTTACCTGGAACACCCCTTCCTCAGAGGGCTGCAGTGACTCCCACTCGGGAGAGTCCATGAACTGGTAGGGAAAGATGTAGTGCAGAAACTGCCCGTCCTGGCTCACGCGAACCCTggcaagggaaagaagaaaaatggaatggCTACCCAAATCCTCGTCAAAGTCTAAATGACATGTTAAAAACTGGGAATGATTAGGATCCAGTatgggttttttcttcttttccccagaAAACTCAAGAGTTTTAGCTTCaaccagtcttcttttttttttttttttcatttttctgaagctggaaacagggagagacaatcagactcccgcatgcgccggaccaggatccacccggcacgcccaccaggggcgacgctctgcccaccagggggtgatgctctgcccatcctgggcgtcgccatgttgcgaccagagccactctagcgcctggggcagaggccacagagccatccccagcgcccgggccatctttgctccaatggagccttggctgcgggaggggaagagagagacagagaggaaagcgcggcggaggggtggagaagcaaatgggcgcttctcctgtgtgccctggccggaatcgaacccgggtcctccgcacactaggccgacgctctaccgctgagccaaccggccagggctcaaccaGTCTTCTAAAGTGAGTTATAACAAGAAAGGTACTGTCTCTCTTGGGTAAAGGGAGCAGGTAAAACGACCTCTAAGGAGCAGCTGAGGTCACCAATGGATCTAAACTATTTAGAGTGGATAGATAACTGTTTCAGCAATGCGCACAATTAAGTGCATTGCTGTGGGAGATGGTGGGTCAAACACGTCTCCTGATATCCTAGACGACACACTTCCAGCTGAGTATGTACCAGCTGTTTTGGATGACTATGCAGTCACAGTCAAGCTGGGTGGAGAAAAAGTCCATATATTTATGGAATTTTTGATACCACAGGGCAAGAGGATTATGGCAGAGTATGACTGCTATCTGTAAACAGATGTGTTTCTAGTCTGTTTTGCAGTGGTCTCTCCATCCTCTCCGGAAAGTGTGAAAGAAAGGTGGATGTCTGAGACAAAACACCGCTGTCCAAAGACTCCTTCCTTGCTGTTGGGACCCAAACTGATTTCAGAGACGAACCCTCTATTACTGAGAAACGTGCCACTCCGCAGACTGCCAGGACGCTGGCCCGTGACCCGAAGGCCGTCGTGTGTGTGGAGTGTTCTGCACTCACACAGGAAAGCTTGGAGAACGGATCTGACGCAGCGCTGTCGGctgccctggagcctccagaaccGAAGAAGGTGTGTGCTGCTATGAACGTCTCTCCAGAGACCTTTCTACACACCTGGTGTCAGCATCATCCTGAGAGCAGTGCTTAAATCAAACTAAAGTTTAAAAGTGGAAGTTTATGTCTGCAACGACAAATGCCTTGCACCTGCCCACATGTGAGACAAGGCCCATcggcatgcccccccccccaccatactAGTTAATTTTGCGTAATTGTGTATGGCCAGAAAAGTAATCAGTACTAGTTTCATAttgttgtttcaatttttttttttttcagtttaaaaagcAAGGCATGCTTGTGATGACTCTGTATGGCAGTCATACTCTGCCATAATCCTCTTGCCCTGTGGTATCAAAAATTCAggttgttggctcagcggtagagcgtcggcctggcatgcgggggacccgggttcgattcccggccaggacacataggagaagcgcccatttgcttctccacccccaccccctccttcctctctgtttctctcttcccctcccacagccaaagctccattggagcaaagatggcccgggcgctggggatggctccttggcctctgcctcaggcgccagagtggctctggtcgcaacagagcaacgcgccagaggggcagagcatcgccccctggtgggcagagcattgcccctggtgggcgtgccgggtggatcccggtcggggcgcatgcaggagtctgtctgactgtctctccccgtttccagcttcagaaaaatacgaaaaaaaaaaaaaattcaggttgTTGAAGCTGCTCCCAGGTTCCACCCTGAAGAATGATCTATGACacctgttttattttgtgtgtttgtttgttttgggaggGATGGGGTTTGTTAGtgtttagtcatttttaaaacattattaaccATTGACCAGTCCTTAGGGAAGGAGGATGAGTGATTCCACATTCCACTTCTCAGATCTGGTTTAGAAAGTGTGTGCCCCACCTGCTCTTAGGAAGGCACAGAGTAAATGCTTCACATAACAAcatattcctgtgtgtgtgtgtgtgtgtgtgtgtgtgtgtgacagagacagagagagagagatacagagagggacagatagggacataaaggaagagaaatgagaagcatcaatttttttttgcagtaccttagttgttcattgattgctttctcatatgtgccttgaccagggggctacagcagagcaagtgaccccttgtttaagccagcgacctctgggctcaagccagggaccagggggttatgtctatgatcccatgctcaagccagtgacgccaTACTCAAGCTGGGAGCcgtcgctcaagccagataagcctgtgttcaagct
It encodes:
- the POPDC2 gene encoding popeye domain-containing protein 2 isoform X1 gives rise to the protein MSANSSTVGQHLWQGLVCIGWKQDLEGAVYHLANCFLLLGFMGGSGVYGCFYFFGFLATGYVCCILWGWFDACSLDIVIWNFLLVVACLLQLAYLVYRLRKDTLPEEFELLYKTLCVPLQVPLQAYKEIVRCCEEQVLTLAAEQTYAVEGETPINRLSLLLAGRVRVSQDGQFLHYIFPYQFMDSPEWESLQPSEEGVFQVTLTAETTCSYISWPRKSLHLLLAKERYISRLFSALLGYDISEKVYALNEKLFAKFGLCFDIRLPSLYHVLGSAASDSGPESEKEDKEAHEPATSPPQAVPTSVQQSPPCSPPPAATNPPAQPSRARMSRPDSGGLGEDSTSLVLEDFEEVSGSESFMDYRSDGEYMR